A window of Deferribacter autotrophicus genomic DNA:
AAGAAGGCGACTCAGCAATTTATAAATCAAATTTGCCACACAGCTGGAAAAACCCTACTAACAGCACAACAGAAGTGATCTGGGTGAACCACCCACCAACATTCTAGATTTTATTTTTCTCTAACATTTCAGTATTCTTTAGAATCTGTTTTAAGATAGCTGCTTTTTCAGATTTCTTTTCGACATGCTTACCTTCTAATAAATCATATCTAATTGCATTCGACAATTCAGATAAAATACCAAGAATTTCATCCACATCATTTTCTAAAATCTTTTTATCTAACGACGCCTCATTAAACTCATCAATAAATTTTCCAAAAATCTTTAAAACGTCATGAGATGCAACCGTGGAAAGCTTCTGATTTATCAATTTCAATTTTATAATATCTTTATTACTCAACTCCTGCTTTAAAAATACCTCTTCCAAATATTTAAACAGTTCATCATAAATTGATGCTTTTAACTCCAATATTTTCAGGTTTTCCTCTTTTAAGAGCTCCACTTCAGTTTGTTTATTTAACAAAATAGCTGTAATGAATATCGTTATGAGAGTTCCGATCAAAGCCGCTAAGATTTCTTGAGAATAAGGAAAATCTACATTTAATAAATAAAGAGCCTTAAATAAAAAATAACAGCTAATACTCAAAATTATAGCTAAGACAGTAATTATAATATTTTTAGATGTTACTTTCATAAACCCCCGCTTAAACTTATTAAAAAAGGAGGGATACCCCTCCTTTTTTAGTTATTCATCTTTATTGAATGCTATAAACTTACTTCCCTGCCTACTTACAACTTTTAAAGCAACAATATCACCTTTTTTTATTTTATCATAAATCTTATAAAATTCATCAGAATTTTTAACTTTATGTCTATTAATCCAAACAATTATATCCCCTTTTCTAAGCCCTGCTTCATAAGCATTAGAAGCTGGATCAACAATTGTTACTTTTACCCCGCCATCAATTCCAATTTCTCTTAACTCATTTTGATCTAAATCTGCAACAATTAATTTCCCTTCTCTTGAAATTTCCCCATTTGCTACATCCACATCTTTACGTTCTCCAAGTTCAACCTCAATTTTTTTAACTTTCCCATCTCTAATTACAGTCAACGTTACCTTTTCTCCCGGATTTCGTTTACCTATCTCCATCACCAAGTCCCTACTATCTTTAACAGGCTTATCATCAATTGCTATTACAATATCCCCTGCTTTCAAACCAGCTTTATCAGCAGGATCCCCTTTAATAACATCTGCAATCAAAGCTCCTTCAGGTTTTTTAAGACCAAATGATTTTGCAAGTTTGTCATCTAAAGGCTGAACTGTCACACCTAACCATCCTCTTTTTACTTTACCAGCTTTTAATTTTGGCAATAATTCTTTAAGCATATTCACCGGAATAGCAAAACCTAGCCCCTGTCCTGATGGAATAATCGCAGTATTAATACCAACTACCTCACCTTTCATATTTACGAGAGGTCCTCCACTGTTACCAGGGTTAATGGAAGCATCTGTTTGCATAAAATTATCATAAGGTCCTTCTCCAAGAACACGCCCTTTTGCACTTATAATACCTGCAGTAACAGTCCACTCGAGTCCAAAGGGATTACCAATAGCAACAACCCATTCACCCACCTCAGTTTTTTCAGAATCACCTAGTGTTAATGGATGTAGTTCTTCATCTTTTGGATCAATTTTTAACAATGCTAAATCAGTCAAAGGATCTTTCCCCACAACTTTTGCTTTAAATTCTTTTTTATCAGCAAGTTTAACAACAATTTCATCTGCACCATCTATAACATGATTGTTTGTAACAATATATCCTTCTTTATCAATAACAAACCCAGAACCAAGAGACTTGGATTTATATTCCTTAGGAACATCAAAATGCTTAAAATTATCACCAAAAAATCTTTTGAAAAAATCATCATCGAAAAAAAATGGAATACTTTTTCTTTTAATAATTTTGGTTGTACTAATATTGACAACCCCATCTCTTGTTTTTTTAACAACATCTACAAAAGATTCTGGTGCACCAAAATAGGCAAATAGATTTACCGCAAAAAGCAGCAACACACTTATGAACAATATTTTTTTTCTCATTTAATAACCTCCTTTTTTATTAAATACTTTATTATATTTTCCATTTCAAAATACGGAATTGTCCCTACGACGGTAAAAATATACCCATTTAAATATTCTCTTAGCATATAATTACCTAAAACAATCCTTCTTACCGTTTGAACTTCTCTTTCCCCTTTTTTCCAAAAAACTGAAAAACTGTTTAAACCATCCGTGAATAAAAGCTGATTTTCACCTTCTACATTTTTCCCCTTATAAATTAATTTAAACCCTTTATAAAAATAACACCCACTACATACTCTCTTAGACCTTTTAACAAATTCATTACTTCTTAATAAATTAAAAGTATAAGAATAAAGAAGTTTTTTTGATAAATCATAAACTTCATGTTTAAAAATTCTATTATCTTTATATGTCCAGATAACATGATTAAACCTATCATTAAAAACAGAGTAATACTCATAAATGCGGTATTGAGAATCTCCTATTTTCTTAAAAGACATTTTTTCAGAATAATACTCACTTGAGATTGCACCTGCATCAAAAAAATCATTAACTAAATTAACTACAGTGTTTTTTAAATATTTTTCTTTATATGTTTCTTTTTCAAAATCCAAGGTTATATAATGATGCTCATCAAGAGCAATTTTTATTGATACACCTTCAATATGCGTCTTTGCATAGCCTATTTTTATAGAAATGCTAAAAATTAAAAATATAATATTACTAATCAAAAAAAGCTTATTAAATATTAATTTATTTTTCATAATTTACTTTGGATATATGTGAATCTAAATCAATTACCCTATTTTTTTCCAGATGTTCAGCCACATATTTTTCTAATTTATACTGCTCGGCAATCTTTTCTTTATTAAGGTTGTTATATAAATAAAAAGATACAACGAATATGAAAAGTGCAGCAGCGACACTAATCCATACAAAGTAATTTTTCTTTTTCTTATTTAATCCTTTTCCCGCACTTCTGCTAATTTTAGACATAATCTCTGCACTTTTGTCATAATCGACTGGATTAGTTGTAAATGATATTTTTATATTGTCTTTTAATGACAAAATATTTTCATAGTACGTTTTACAATTATCACATTTTTTGATGTGAGTAATTAAATCACTTACTTCATAATCATTCAATTCATTATCTACGTATAATGAAATCATTTTACGATATTTTGTACAATCCATCTGCCAACCCCTGATTTATTAACCTTGTTTTAATTATTTGTCTTGCATTAAAAAGCCTTGATCTCACAGTTCCAACAGGAATATTTAAAACATCAGCAATTTCTTCATAGCTCATATCCTCCACTTCTCTTAAAATTACCACTAACCGTAATTTATCAGGAAGTGATTCAACAAATTTTCTTACATATCTTTTTAATTCTTCTTTTAATAAAAGCTCTTCAGGAT
This region includes:
- a CDS encoding DegQ family serine endoprotease, with protein sequence MRKKILFISVLLLFAVNLFAYFGAPESFVDVVKKTRDGVVNISTTKIIKRKSIPFFFDDDFFKRFFGDNFKHFDVPKEYKSKSLGSGFVIDKEGYIVTNNHVIDGADEIVVKLADKKEFKAKVVGKDPLTDLALLKIDPKDEELHPLTLGDSEKTEVGEWVVAIGNPFGLEWTVTAGIISAKGRVLGEGPYDNFMQTDASINPGNSGGPLVNMKGEVVGINTAIIPSGQGLGFAIPVNMLKELLPKLKAGKVKRGWLGVTVQPLDDKLAKSFGLKKPEGALIADVIKGDPADKAGLKAGDIVIAIDDKPVKDSRDLVMEIGKRNPGEKVTLTVIRDGKVKKIEVELGERKDVDVANGEISREGKLIVADLDQNELREIGIDGGVKVTIVDPASNAYEAGLRKGDIIVWINRHKVKNSDEFYKIYDKIKKGDIVALKVVSRQGSKFIAFNKDE
- a CDS encoding anti-sigma factor family protein, with protein sequence MDCTKYRKMISLYVDNELNDYEVSDLITHIKKCDNCKTYYENILSLKDNIKISFTTNPVDYDKSAEIMSKISRSAGKGLNKKKKNYFVWISVAAALFIFVVSFYLYNNLNKEKIAEQYKLEKYVAEHLEKNRVIDLDSHISKVNYEK